Proteins encoded in a region of the Nicotiana tomentosiformis chromosome 9, ASM39032v3, whole genome shotgun sequence genome:
- the LOC138898349 gene encoding uncharacterized protein, with protein MVKEVQHLDKLGFRLSDTEYGGIVVQYKIYSSLVAEVKEKQFDDPYLLQVKDMIHKHKIMGFVQGGDDGTLRYQDGLCIPDIDWLRKRIMSEAQNSRYSIYSGSTKMYHGLKEIYM; from the coding sequence ATGGTGAAAGAAGTTCAACACTTAGACAAGCTAGGATTTCGACTTTCGGACACCGAATATGGTGGAATTGTTGTCCAGTACAAGATTTATTCCTCCTTAGTAGCCGAAGTGAAGGAgaaacagtttgatgatccttacTTATTGCAGGTGAAAGATATGATTCACAAGCATAAGATAATGGGTTTTGTACAAGGGggagatgatggtactttgaggtaTCAAGATGGACTGTGTATTCCGGACATAGATTGGCTCAGAAAGCGGATTATGTCTGAAGCCCAaaattccaggtattctatttacTCAGgttccacaaagatgtatcatggtCTTAAGGAGATTTATATGTAG
- the LOC104096265 gene encoding uncharacterized protein: MMPQPRRKKWTEAEERTLIDKYGEMLCDGTLAKMKTREKKYRPIALHVNSMHHVRDPITYPWQWTWKDVSTKVQNMRHQYTLVKQKIKKPNSGEEESAAGDEFDWMEGLTHWSNFLRYKEVFGDVNTLVFNCGDSMAVVGDGIENGVGFDGSGNGIGIDRFGHLGHAGDGDFAGGINGVDHGVTGMEFDYDGEEGEGNFNGNITRNSHMKEDADDGFVYEDIEAIGSDTRKKKKMLKGVEKRAWGFLATQLAQLKEMEARFEQRDAERERERQRREHLRTELEQERERKWEEREREREEREKTMEKLQRQRIQEWEIMEKESEERERRRREEQLIFEREHEERMNKRRSGWKKRIDETLVQHRAEMSQIQTRMLHEQQNLTSQLLGIFSQWTGHSTGLSDHTGANHYLSQMIQNLHHVNGMVHGDARVEGDTQEDQFIVDG, translated from the coding sequence ATGATGCCACaaccaagaagaaagaagtggacTGAGGCAGAAGAAAGAACTTTAATTGATAAGTATGGTGAGATGTTATGTGATGGGACTTTAGCTAAGATGAAAACTAGGGAAAAGAAGTATAGACCTATTGCTTTACATGTAAATTCTATGCACCATGTTCGTGATCCGATCACATATCCATGGCAATGGACTTGGAAGGATGTGTCCACTAAAGTGCAGAACATGAGGCACCAATATACATTAGTGAAGCAAAAGATTAAGAAGCCAAACTCGGGGGAGGAGGAGTCGGCTGCTGGGGACGAGTTTGATTGGATGGAGGGGTTAACTCATTGGTCGAACTTTTTGAGGTATAAGGAAGTGTTTGGGGATGTGAATACACTTGTTTTCAATTGTGGTGACTCCATGGCGGTTGTAGGAGATGGGATTGAAAATGGTGTGGGATTTGATGGGAGTGGTAATGGTATCGGGATTGATCGATTCGGGCATCTAGGTCATGCTGGCGACGGTGATTTTGCCGGAGGTATTAATGGGGTTGATCATGGTGTTACCGGGATGGAATTTGATTATGATGGGGAAGAAGGAGAGGGGAATTTCAATGGTAATATTACGAGGAATAGTCATATGAAGGAAGATGCGGATGATGGATTTGTTTACGAAGATATCGAGGCAATTGGATCCGATacgagaaagaagaagaagatgttgAAAGGGGTAGAGAAGAGGGCATGGGGTTTTCTTGCAACACAGTTGGCACAGTTAAAGGAAATGGAAGCTCGGTTCGAGCAACGTGATGCTGAGAGAGAGCGGGAGAGGCAGAGGAGAGAACATCTTAGAACGGAACTTGAACAAGAACGTGAGAGAAAATGGGAggaaagagaaagagagagggaAGAAAGGGAGAAAACGATGGAGAAGTTGCAAAGACAGAGAATTCAAGAATGGGAAATAATGGAGAAGGAAAGTGAGGAGAGAGAGAGGAGGAGAAGAGAGGAAcaacttatatttgaaagagaacaCGAAGAAAGAATGAACAAGAGGAGATCAGGCTGGAAGAAGAGGATTGACGAGACGTTAGTTCAGCATCGCGCTGAAATGAGCCAGATCCAGACTCGAATGCTTCACGAACAACAAAATCTTACTAGTCAGCTGCTCGGAATTTTTTCTCAGTGGACTGGTCATTCAACGGGGCTTTCTGATCACACAGGGGCTAACCATTATCTTTCACAAATGATACAAAACTTGCACCATGTCAATGGTATGGTTCACGGCGATGCAAGAGTTGAAGGAGATACCCAAGAAGACCAATTTATTGTGGATGGATGA
- the LOC138898348 gene encoding protein BOBBER 2-like → MRPFSYYKEEAQEPLIKPIEKEQDNPSSFSSTSAPKEEEKKKLLKPNKGNGLDMENYSWGQSLEEVTINIQLPRGESENYFTVAIENSNSLKVGRHLQPFIIDGQLFKEIKADKWSWCFSSKEEICIILPKKNKNWWKSLLKDGPEIDTHNFENKWRILTQRVLQPWKRCIFG, encoded by the coding sequence ATGAGACCTTTCTCATACTACAAAGAAGAAGCACAAGAACCACTCATAAAACCTATAGAGAAAGAACAAGAtaatccttcttctttttcttctactTCAGccccaaaagaagaagaaaaaaagaagttgCTAAAACCAAACAAAGGCAATGGTCTTGACATGGAAAATTATTCATGGGGTCAATCACTTGAAGAAGTTACCATAAATATCCAATTACCACGTGGTGAAAGTGAAAACTATTTTACTGTAGCAATTGAGAATAGTAATTCCCTCAAAGTTGGACGACATCTTCAACCATTTATAATAGATGGTCAACTTTTCAAGGAAATTAAAGCTGATAAATGGAGTTGGTGTTTTTCtagtaaagaagaaatttgcaTTATTCTTCCTAAGAAAAATAAGAATTGGTGGAAAAGTTTGTTGAAAGATGGTCCAGAAATTGACACACATAATTTTGAGAATAAATGGAGGATTTTGACACAAAGAGTATTGCAGCCGTGGAAAAGATGTATTTTTGGCTAG
- the LOC104096263 gene encoding protein BOBBER 1-like, with protein sequence MAILSDYTEGDNQAQQLKPVENQQEKEDENQEQPQKELDTSSSSSLASKEEENKKLKPNKFNGLDMENYTWGQTLQDVTINVFVPPGTKSRFLAVDIKNNFIKVGLKNQPPILEGELLEPVKADECFWSLEDQKQVTILMTKRNQSDWWKSLFKGSPEIDTQKAEPEPSRLSELDLETRSAVEKMMFDQKQKTMGKPTSDEIQNQDMVKKIMEENPEIAKHFANSPANANGKGGMPNVRMMPSGGMPGMR encoded by the exons ATGGCAATTCTTTCAGACTACACAGAAGGAGATAATCAAGCACAACAATTAAAGCCTGTAGAAAACCAACAAGAAAAAGAAGATGAAAATCAAGAACAACCCCAAAAAGAATTAgacacttcttcttcttcttctttagcttcaaaagaagaagaaaacaagaaaTTAAAGCCAAATAAATTTAATGGACTTGATATGGAAAATTATACATGGGGACAAACACTTCAAGATGTTACTATTAATGTTTTTGTACCACCTGGTACAAAATCAAGATTCTTAGCTGTGGATATCAAGAACAATTTCATCAAAGTTGGTCTCAAGAATCAACCGCCAATCCTTGAAG GTGAACTTCTGGAGCCTGTAAAAGCTGATGAATGTTTTTGGAGTTTAGAAGATCAGAAACAAGTGACAATTCTTATGACAAAAAGAAATCAATCTGATTGGTGGAAGAGTTTATTCAAAGGTAGCCCTGAAATTGACACACAAAAAGCTGAGCCTGAGCCAAGTAGGCTATCTGAATTGGATTTGGAGACAAGATCAGCAGTGGAAAAAATGATGTTTGATCAAAAACAAAAGACAATGGGTAAACCAACTAGTGATGAGATTCAAAATCAAGATATGGTTAAGAAAATTATGGAAGAAAATCCTGAGATTGCTAAGCATTTTGCTAATTCACCAGCTAATGCCAATGGTAAAGGAGGAATGCCCAATGTTAGGATGATGCCAAGTGGCGGTATGCCCGGGATGCGTTAA